In a single window of the Elaeis guineensis isolate ETL-2024a chromosome 4, EG11, whole genome shotgun sequence genome:
- the LOC105043649 gene encoding uncharacterized protein isoform X2 — protein MRTRDSPAPSTLFGVLVPSSPDETLAFSSSVSPKKEALEGRIFLCCSYASLLPTVSNQIRLLLQSLNDSNFDSIFRELCQFAEYGSEGGILLVQTCLDQVKFNGEEIQNLQLKRDLVSAIFKFLLDRPNFSTVFSEALKGTSMSEGFLKDLSSALNLSVAEKVGIGLALSDSEIPDLKIRGQNFCIAQIEELCANPTSIVSNERIQDIVMFLYQSEGLSKHVDCFTKILSLLQLKDSSFFLPTTMLTNDNSWRYLDLFSGCSGNDFETVLAEIEKEMSMADVMTELGYGCTIDTSHCKEMLSLFQPLNDVTLSKLLGTIACTHTGLEDAQNTYATFCAAVGGSLASDSSLLNSWNVDVLVDSIKQLAPKTNWTRVMENLDHEGFNVPDEKSFYLLMSIYTKACEDPFPLHAVCGSVWKNAEGQLSFLKYAVAAPPDVFTFAHCSRQLTFADSAYLMKKQGNQAWFCLDLLEVLCQLAERGHASSVRLMLEHPLTHCPEILLVGIGHINTAYNLLQYEVSSTIFPVILKDSTKIGTIHHLWRVNPNLVLRGFVDTHIDPNNLLRIVDICQELKILSPVLDATPFPFCIKLAAIASRKEHINLENWLNENLSTYKDAFCEDCVKFLKEVLGDGANDAADSSVQQQHAAILNVYQETCSTFFKVLQAHSGQLVSHQLFEEIKSLHVSSNPKIQNAITDAATSDGSSEAIEAEANTYFHQMFSGQLSIDAMVQMLARFKESSDKREQMIFDCMIANLFEEYKFFPKYPDRQLKIAAVLFGSLIKHQLVTHLTLGIALRGVLDALRKSVDSKMFMFGTKALEQFMDRLVEWPQYCNHILQISHLRGTHAELVSVIERALARVSSSQSESNGGNSLSTDQQQGSGPASVESMEASEASWQLMGSASTQLGQQFSSLQLQQRHPGFLGDRLKGSTTPANYSKPLLSHTSQSAVVSAPVDSVANQKATVSQSLQTTIPHHSTGVTTAVSSSPSFLRARSITPAGMLRQPSYSTGFGAALNIETLVAAAERRDTPIEAPAPEVQDKILFMINNISTTNMDAKAKEFSEVLKEQYFPWFAQYMVMKRASIEPNFHDLYLKFLDKVNSKLLNKEIVKATYENCKVLLRSDLIKSSSEERSLLKNLGSWLGKFTIGRNQALRAKEIDPKVLIIEAYEKGLMIAVIPFTSKILEPCQSSLAYQPPNPWTMGILSLLAEIYNLPNLKMNLKFDIEVLFKNLGVDMKEVKPTALLKDRIREVEGNPDFSNKDVIASQPPVIAEANAGIMQTLNHVEIQPDVNSASHPASHPNVLAQYTSPVHLASNAIGEDDKVGGLIVPERVPSGQGLSQVTPSPFSLSQLLTIIPNSDSYININPKLSSMGSQLQFHRIIQVAMDRAIREIVSPVIQRSVTIASRTTKELVLKDYAMESDDGIISRAAHLMVGTLAGSLAHVTCKEPLRVALSSHLRSLLQAINITSERTEQIVQILTTDHLDLGCAVIENVASEKAVELIDGEIAPSFAALRKQREAAGSAYYDAGTYAQGPFARLPEALRPKPGRLSLAQQRVYDDFIKNIWQNQSGQNSSVVPSGPPGMAGSSSNSTLPRVYASSSASLNSGAFSTSQVAPFSSVAQPLDLIAEESDRGSAQLLSASPTHVGANDIVMQSGEANSIAASFPATAASSDLNMELGSVVPPSPTTSAADRLGTVLPESMLTAGDALDKYQQVAQKLEALIAKDAKDARDTDIQGIVAEVPDIILRCVSRDEAALAVAQKAFKSLYENASNGTHVASYLAILAAIRDVCKLVVKELTSWVIYSDEERKFNKEITIGLIRSELLNLAEYNVHLAKLIDAGRNKAATEFAISLVQTLVIQEPGVSASELYNVIEALSKLATRPGSPESLQQLVEVARNNMNAAPNFTTSEKVRQSRDNKKVLSSRSLTNREEYNANDLTVADPAGFRDQVAVLFSDWCRICELPATNDSVYGHYISQLQQSGLLKGDDITDRFFRILMELSVSHCVLPEQVSASGSLSLQSAQQLQQVQQLPYFSIDSYAKLVVLIMKFCSVDQGSSKAILLPKILSVTVRVIQKDAEEKKLSFNPRPYFRLFVNWLLDLASPDPVLDSANFQVLASFANAFHALQPLKVPGWSFAWLELVSHRSFMPKLLTCNSPKGWPFFQRLLVDLFKFMEPYLRNAELGEPVHFLYKGTLRVLLVLLHDFPEFLCDYHFSFCDVIPPSCIQMRNVILSAFPRNMRLPDPSTPNLKIDLLAEISQSPRILSDVDGALKAKQIKAEIDEYLKTRPEGSPFLTELKQRLLLPQSEANLAGTRYNVPLINSLVLYVGMQAIQQLQSKSTSQHAPAQQMTHGPPMDIFLVGAAMDIFQSLIKNLDTEGRYLFLNAVANQLRYPNNHTHYFSFVLLYLFAEASQDIIQEQITRVLLERLIVNRPHPWGLLITFIELIKNPRYNFWNRSFTRCAPEIEKLFESVSRSCGGPKAVDDGLVSSGIPDGNH, from the exons ATGCGAACTCGCGACTCTCCTGCTCCTTCGACCCTCTTCGGTGTTCTTGTACCCTCCTCCCCCGACGAAACCCTCGCCTTTTCTTCCTCCGTCTCTCCCAAGAAAGAAGCCCTAGAAGGGCGTATCTTTCTTTGTTGCAGCTATGCTTCCCTTCTCCCCACCGTATCCAACCAGATTCGTCTCCTGCTGCAGAGCTTGAATGATTCCAACTTCGATTCGATCTTCCGTGAGCTCTGTCAG TTTGCAGAATATGGAAGTGAAGGTGGCATTTTGTTGGTTCAAACTTGCTTAGACCAAGTGAAATTCAATGGTGAAGAGATTCAGAACCTGCAGCTGAAACGGGATCTTGTGTCTGCCATTTTTAAGTTTTTGCTGGATAGACCAAATTTCAGCACAGTTTTTAGTGAAGCATTGAAAGGAACATCAATGAGTGAAGGTTTTCTAAAAGATCTTTCAAGCGCGTTAAATCTTTCAGTAGCGGAGAAAGTTGGCATTGGACTTGCTCTGTCTGACTCTGAAATTCCAGATTTGAAAATTAGAG GGCAAAATTTCTGCATTGCTCAGATTGAGGAACTATGTGCGAATCCTACTTCCATTGTATCTAATGAGCGAATTCAGGATATTGTTATGTTTCTCTATCAGTCTGAGGGTCTTTCGAAGCATGTAGATTGTTTTACCAAAATCTTATCTTTATTACAACTCAAGGACAGCTCTTTCTTTCTACCAACCACAATGCTTACAAATGACAACTCTTGGAg GTATTTGGATCTGTTCTCTGGATGCTCTGGCAATGATTTTGAGACTGTTTTGGCGGAGATAGAGAAGGAAATGAGCATGGCTGATGTTATGACAGAATTGGGCTATGGTTGTACAATTGACACTTCACATTGCAAGGAgatgctctctctttttcagccccTCAATGATGTGACACTTTCTAAGCTACTTGGCACAATTGCTTGTACTCATACCGGTCTTGAAGATGCCCAGAACACATACGCAACATTCTGCGCAGCTGTTGGTGGCAGCTTAGCAAGTGATTCCTCATTGTTGAATTCATGGAATGTTGATGTCCTTGTAGATTCGATTAAGCAACTT GCCCCAAAAACAAATTGGACACGTGTCATGGAAAACCTAGATCATGAGGGCTTTAATGTTCCTGATGAGAAATCGTTTTACCTTCTAATGTCTATATACACTAAAGCATGCGAG GATCCATTTCCTCTCCATGCTGTATGTGGGTCTGTGTGGAAGAATGCTGAAGGCcaattatcttttttaaaatatgCTGTGGCTGCACCACCTGATGTATTTACATTTGCGCATTGTTCAAGACAACTG ACATTTGCTGATTCAGCATATCTGATGAAAAAACAAGGAAATCAGGCATGGTTTTGTCTGGATCTTTTGGAGGTTTTATGTCAACTTGCTGAAAGAGGCCATGCCAGCTCGGTTCGACTGATGCTAGAACACCCTCTTACTCACTGTCCAGAGATTTTACTTGTTGGAATTGGTCACATAAAT ACCGCATATAATCTTCTCCAGTATGAAGTATCTTCCACCATATTTCCTGTGATATTAAAAGATTCTACAAAGATTGGCACCATTCATCATCTCTGGCGTGTTAATCCGAATCTAGTCCTTCGAGGATTTGTAGATACACATATTGATCCCAATAATCTACTAAGAATTGTGGACATTTGTCAGGAACTGAAG ATTTTGTCACCAGTATTGGATGCAACTCCATTTCCATTCTGCATTAAATTGGCTGCAATTGCTTCTCGGAAGGAGCATATAAATCTTGAGAACTGGTTAAACGAGAATTTAAGTACATATAAAGATGCTTTCTGTGAG GATTGCGTTAAGTTCTTAAAAGAAGTACTTGGTGATGGGGCAAATGATGCTGCAGATAGTTCTGTTCAACAACAACATGCTGCTATTTTGAATGTTTACCAAGAAACGTGCTCTACATTCTTCAAG GTTCTTCAAGCCCATTCTGGGCAGCTTGTTTCTCACCAACTTTTTGAAGAAATAAAGAGCCTGCATGTTTCATCTAACCCAAAGATTCAAAATGCCATAACAGATGCTGCAACTTCTGATGGAAGCTCAGAAGCTATAGAGGCAGAGGCAAACACTTACTTCCATCAAATGTTCTCAGGACAGCTGTCCATTGATGCAATGGTTCAAATGCTTGCACGCTTTAAAGAATCATCTGATAAGAG GGAGCAGATGATATTTGATTGCATGATTGCAAATTTATTTGAAGAGTACAAGTTCTTCCCCAAGTATCCAGATAGGCAACTAAAAATAGCTGCTGTGCTCTTTG GTTCTCTTATAAAGCATCAACTTGTGACTCATCTCACACTTGGTATTGCTTTGCGTGGAGTTCTTGATGCATTGCGTAAATCTGTTGATTCAAAG ATGTTTATGTTTGGTACCAAGGCCTTGGAGCAGTTCATGGATCGTTTGGTAGAATGGCCACAATACTGCAACCATATATTACAGATATCTCATTTGCGTGGAACACATGCTGAATTGGTTTCTGTCATTGAACGGGCACTTGCAAGAGTTTCGTCCAGTCAGTCAGAGTCAAATGGTGGTAACTCTCTTTCTACTGATCAGCAACAAGGTTCTGGGCCAGCTTCTGTTGAAAGCATGGAG GCATCTGAGGCATCATGGCAATTGATGGGATCAGCCTCCACACAGTTGGGGCAGCAATTTTCATCTTTGCAGCTGCAACAGAGACATCCAGGATTTCTTGGTGACAGGCTTAAAGGCTCTACAACACCTGCTAATTATTCAAAACCCCTTTTATCACATACTTCACAGTCTGCAGTTGTTTCTGCACCTGTTGATTCTGTTGCTAATCAGAAG gcaACTGTTTCGCAATCTTTGCAAACCACAATTCCCCATCATTCCACTGGTGTGACAACTGCTGTTTCATCGTCTCCTAGTTTTCTACGTGCTCGAAGTATTACGCCTGCAG GCATGCTTCGGCAACCTTCTTACAGCACAGGATTTGGGGCTGCCTTGAACATTGAAACACTTGTTGCAGCAGCTGAAAGAAGAGACACTCCAATAGag GCTCCTGCACCAGAAGTTCAAGACAAAATATTATTCATGATAAATAACATTTCAACTACAAATATGGATGCTAAAGCAAAGGAATTCAGTGAGGTTCTCAAAGAGCAGTACTTTCCCTGGTTTGCACAGTATATGGTCATGAAAAG AGCAAGCATTGAACCAAATTTTCATGACTTGTATTTGAAGTTCTTGGACAAAGTTAACTCAAAACTACTTAATAAGGAAATCGTTAAAGCTACTTATGAGAACTGCAAG GTGCTGCTGAGATCGGATCTTATAAAATCAAGTTCAGAAGAACGTTCCTTGCTTAAAAATCTTGGTAGCTGGCTTGGGAAGTTCACAATTGGTAGGAATCAAGCATTACGAGCCAAAGAAATAGATCCAAAAGTTCTAATAATAGAG GCATATGAGAAGGGATTGATGATTGCGGTGATTCCATTTACCTCTAAG ATTCTGGAACCATGCCAGTCCAGTTTAGCATATCAACCTCCAAATCCATGGACTATGGGCATCCTTAGTTTACTTGCTGAGATATATAACCTGCCAAACCTCAAAATGAacttaaaatttgacattgaG GTTTTATTTAAGAACCTGGGTGTGGACATGAAAGAAGTTAAACCAACTGCACTTCTTAAAGATAGGATTCGTGAAGTGGAGGGGAATCCAGATTTTTCAAACAAGGATGTGATTGCATCACAGCCACCAGTCATTGCTGAAGCTAATGCAGGAATTATGCAAACATTGAATCATGTCGAGATTCAACCTGATGTCAACAGTGCATCTCATCCAGCAAGCCATCCAAATGTACTGGCTCAG TATACTTCTCCTGTCCATCTTGCTTCAAATGCCATAGGGGAGGATGACAAAGTTGGAGGTCTAATAGTACCTGAACGTGTTCCATCCGGTCAGGGACTCAGTCAAGTTACACCATCACCATTTTCTCTTAGTCAG CTTCTGACAATAATTCCAAATTCTGATTCTTATATTAATATCAATCCCAAGCTTAGTTCCATGGGTTCACAATTGCAATTCCACAG AATTATTCAAGTCGCTATGGATAGGGCCATCAGAGAAATTGTGTCTCCTGTCATTCAGCGCAGTGTTACAATAGCTAGTCGGACAACTAAAGAACTTGTTTTAAAG GACTATGCTATGGAGTCAGATGATGGTATTATATCTCGGGCAGCACATTTAATGGTTGGCACTTTGGCTGGAAGTTTAGCTCATGTCACTTGCAAG GAACCTCTTCGTGTAGCTCTATCAAGTCACCTTCGAAGTCTACTTCAGGCCATAAATATTACTAGCGAACGTACAGAGCAGATTGTTCAGATTCTTACAACGGATCATCTAGATCTTGGCTGTGCAGTGATTGAAAATGTTGCATCAGAGAAG GCTGTGGAGTTGATTGATGGTGAGATAGCTCCCTCATTTGCTGCACTAAGAAAGCAGAGGGAGGCAGCTGGGTCTGCTTACTATGATGCTGGTACCTATGCTCAAGGTCCATTTGCACGTCTGCCAGAGGCACTTCGACCCAAACCTGGTCGACTATCCCTTGCCCAACAGCGAGTCTATGAT GACTTTATCAAGAATATATGGCAAAATCAATCTGGTCAAAATTCCAGTGTTGTGCCTTCTGGTCCACCTGGTATGGCTGGTAGCTCAAGTAACTCTACCCTGCCTCGCGTTTATGCTTCAAGTTCAGCCTCTCTGAATTCTGGTGCCTTCTCAACTTCACAAGTAGCTCCATTCAGCTCGGTagctcagccattggatctgatTGCGGAAGAATCAGATCGTGGTTCAGCACAACTACTTAG TGCCTCTCCAACTCATGTCGGGGCGAATGATATTGTTATGCAAAGTGGTGAAGCAAATTCTATTGCAGCATCATTTCCTGCTACTGCTGCTTCCTCTGATCTGAATATG GAGCTGGGATCTGTAGTACCACCATCACCTACAACTTCTGCTGCAGATCGACTGGGAACTGTATTACCTGAATCAATGTTGACTGCTGGAGATGCATTGGATAAATATCAACAAGTCGCACAAAAG CTGGAAGCCTTGATTGCTAAAGATGCCAAAGATGCCAGAGATACTGATATTCAG GGAATTGTTGCTGAGGTTCCAGATATCATTCTCAGATGTGTAAGCCGAGATGAGGCTGCATTGGCTGTTGCTCAGAAG GCTTTCAAAAGTTTATATGAGAATGCATCAAATGGTACCCATGTTGCCTCCTACCTAGCTATTCTTGCTGCCATACGAGATGTTTGCAAGCTTGTTGTCAAAGAACTGACGAGCTGG GTGATCTACTCGGATGAGGAGCGGaaattcaataaagaaataaccaTTGGTCTTATTCGGTCTGAGTTGCTAAATCTTGCTGAGTACAATGTCCATCTGGCAAAACTTATTGATGCAGGGAGGAATA AAGCTGCCACAGAATTTGCCATATCCCTCGTCCAAACATTGGTCATTCAGGAACCTGGAGTCAGTGCATCAGAACTGTACAATGTCATCGAAGCCTTGTCAAAA TTAGCGACGAGGCCAGGGTCACCAGAGTCATTGCAACAGCTAGTTGAGGTCGCCCGGAATAATATGAATGCTGCACCTAACTTTACCACTAGTGAGAAAGTCAGGCAGTCGAGGGATAATAAGAAG GTACTTTCCAGCCGTTCCTTGACAAACAGAGAGGAATATAATGCTAATGATCTTACAGTAGCAGATCCTGCTGGCTTTCGAGATCAG GTTGCTGTTCTCTTTAGTGATTGGTGTCGGATTTGTGAGCTTCCAGCTACAAATGATTCAGTGTATGGTCATTACATCTCACAGTTGCAACAAAGTGGTTTGCTTAAGGGCGATGATATCACAGACCGTTTCTTTCGTATTCTGATG GAGCTTTCTGTTTCACATTGTGTACTTCCCGAGCAAGTTAGTGCTTCAGGCTCATTGTCACTTCAGTCAGCTCAGCAACTCCAACAAGTCCAGCAATTGCCCTACTTTTCCATTGACTCATATGCAAAGCTTGTGGTCCTAATTATGAAG TTCTGTTCAGTGGATCAAGGATCAAGTAAAGCTATTCTTCTCCCAAAG ATCCTATCTGTTACTGTAAGAGTCATCCAAAAAGATGCAGAAGAAAAGAAGCTGTCTTTCAACCCCAGGCCATACTTCAGGTTGTTTGTTAACTGGCTTTTGGACCTTGCTTCTCCAGACCCTGTCCTTGACAGTGCCAACTTTCAG GTGTTGGCATCTTTTGCAAATGCTTTCCATGCTTTGCAGCCCTTGAAGGTTCCTGGTTGGAG CTTTGCATGGCTTGAGTTGGTGAGTCATAGAAGCTTCATGCCAAAATTGCTGACGTGCAACTCTCCTAAGGGTTGGCCATTTTTCCAGCGTTTGCTtgttgacttgttcaaatttatggAGCCCTACCTGAGAAATGCCGAGTTAGGAGAGCCG GTTCATTTTCTGTACAAAGGCACTTTACGGGTGCTGCTTGTACTGCTTCATGATTTTCCTGAGTTCCTATGTGACTATCACTTCAGTTTCTGTGATGTGATCCCTCCCAGTTGCATTCAAATGCGGAATGTTATTCTCAGTGCATTCCCTCGCAATATGAGGCTTCCTGATCCTTCCACTCCCAACTTAAAG ATCGATCTGCTAGCTGAAATTAGCCAATCCCCACGTATTCTATCTGATGTTGATGGTGCTCTAAAAGCTAAGCAGATTAAGGCTGAGATTGATGAGTATCTCAAG ACAAGACCAGAAGGATCTCCCTTTTTGACCGAATTGAAGCAAAGATTGCTGCTTCCCCAAAGTGAGGCGAACCTGGCAGGGACCCGTTACAATGTGCCGTTGATCAACTCACTTGTGCTTTATGTTGGCATGCAG GCCATACAACAACTGCAGAGCAAGTCCACTTCGCAGCATGCACCTGCACAGCAGATGACCCATGGCCCTCCTATGGATATTTTTCTAGTTGGAGCGGCTATGGATATATTCCAGAGCCTAATAAAGAACTTGGATACGGAAGGCCGCTACCTCTTTCTTAATGCGGTTGCCAACCAATTGCGCTATCCAAACAACCATACACATTACTTCTCATTTGTCCTTCTGTACTTATTTGCAGAGGCAAGCCAG GACATTATCCAGGAGCAGATAACACGGGTGCTGTTAGAGCGCTTGATAGTTAACCGCCCTCATCCATGGGGTCTTCTTATCACTTTCATTGAGCTAATCAAG AATCCACGGTACAACTTCTGGAACCGGTCGTTCACACGGTGCGCGCCAGAGATTGAAAAGCTTTTTGAATCAGTTTCAAGATCTTGTGGTGGTCCGAAAGCTGTGGACGATGGTTTAGTCTCGAGTGGCATTCCCGATGGCAACCACTGA